In Populus trichocarpa isolate Nisqually-1 chromosome 7, P.trichocarpa_v4.1, whole genome shotgun sequence, the following proteins share a genomic window:
- the LOC7456265 gene encoding DNA-directed RNA polymerase II subunit 4: protein MSGEEEENAAELKIGDDFLKAKCLMNCEVALILEHKYEQLQQMSDDPMNQVSQVFEKSLQYVKRFSRYKNPDAVRQVREILSRYQLAEFELCVLGNLCPETVEEAIAMVPSIKTKGRAHDDEAIEKMLNDLSLIKKFE from the exons ATGTCtggagaagaggaagagaatgCGGCCGAGCTCAAAATCGGAGATG attttttgaagGCCAAGTGCTTAATGAATTGTGAGGTTGCTTTAATTCTTGAGCATAAGTATGAGCAGCTTCAACAGATGTCTGATGATCCTATGAATCAAGTATCCCA AGTATTTGAGAAATCACTGCAGTATGTGAAGCGCTTTAGCCGCTACAAAAATCCCGATGCTGTGAGACAAGTTCGAGA AATTCTTAGCCGATACCAGTTGGCTGAATTCGAG CTTTGTGTTCTTGGCAACCTTTGTCCTGAAACAGTGGAGGAAGCTATTGCCATGGTACCTTCTATCAAG ACCAAAGGCCGAGCTCATGATGATGAAGCAATCGAAAAAATGCTGAATGACCTGTCCTTGATCAAGAAATTTGAATAG
- the LOC7456264 gene encoding uncharacterized protein LOC7456264: MGGGGGVLLGMPGPWADDNREPSDLYTSKIGGLPDWPFPAENLAPNLLICGACGSKLCLVAQVYAPISSGTLNIEDRTILVFGCIIPNCGNTPLSWRALRVQKVDSERESSVSTEEVVPSTPPVSVSKTNWLGDDSDEDIDLEALSKALSEAGTLASHSKKKDGNRRSESVVKNSTLVARTGVDMETPVVPCFYMYTQEPSSKDIVSSICSTYSELSVKEEQICNYNDDEMGDAGEQEVYEYDKALSADRTYLKFKKQLDANPDQCSRHLYGGKPLLATAELGDPGNCKLCGGFRHFEMQLMPQLISFLLDGADDCQKNVLENWNWMTLVIYTCSKSCSNSFDREKSTTSGWTVAEEAVLVQFEKALHESILPGYFS; encoded by the exons atgggtggtggtggtggagtaCTGCTAGGCATGCCTGGACCATGGGCTGATGATAATCGTGAACCATCTGATTTATACACTTCCAAAATCGGTGGACTCCCT GATTGGCCTTTTCCTGCCGAGAACTTAGCACCCAATTTGCTTATTTGTGGTGCTTGTGGAAGTAAGCTCTGTCTTGTTGCCCAG GTTTACGCTCCAATTTCTAGTGGAACTTTAAACATTGAAGATCGAACTATTTTAGTGTTTGGTTGTATAATACCAAATTGTGGGAACACCCCTCTTAG CTGGCGAGCTCTTCGTGTTCAGAAAGTGGACAGTGAGAGAGAGTCATCTGTGAGTACAGAAGAAGTGGTCCCTTCAACTCCACCTGTGTCAGTTTCAAAAACTAACTGGCTGGGTGATGATAGTGATGAAGACATTGATCTTGAAGCTTTGAGTAAAGCGCTTTCTGAGGCTGGAACATTGGCTTCTCACTCCAAGAAAAAAGATGGGAACCGACGATCCGAGTCTGTTGTAAAGAATTCCACTTTGGTGGCAAGGACAGGAGTAGACATGGAAACGCCtg TGGTTCCTTGCTTTTATATGTATACCCAAGAGCCATCCTCAAAGGACATTGTTTCTTCCATATGTTCAACTTACTCTGAACTTTCCGTTAAGGAGGAACAAATTTGCAATTACAATGATGATGAAATGGGAGATGCAGGGGAACAGGAAGTGTATGAATATGATAAAGCTTTAAGTGCTGACAGGACATACCTCAAGTTCAAGAAACAGTTGGATGCAAACCCGGATCAATGCTCCAG GCACTTGTATGGTGGAAAGCCACTTCTCGCCACAGCAGAGCTGGGAGACCCTGGCAACTGCAAGTTGTGTGGTGGTTTCAGGCACTTTGAGATGCAACTTATGCCCCAACTAATATCTTTTCTACTAGACGGGGCTGATGATTGTCAAAAAAATGTACTAGAGAATTGGAACTGGATGACCCTTGTCATCTATACTTGCTCCAAG agcTGTTCCAATTCATTTGATCGAGAAAAATCCACAACCAGTGGTTGGACTGTGGCAGAGGAAGCTGTTTTGGTACAATTTGAGAAAGCCCTGCACGAGTCAATTCTCCCTGGTTATTTCTCATGA
- the LOC7457133 gene encoding alkane hydroxylase MAH1 — MCTQCIRTLSMTACGTLSMASLGLLEIFFAIVALAISCCFGNKKKRLPRNWPLVGMLPDSIRNLHRPYERIAEVIQLSGGSFIYKSLWFFSPNVLNTVDPANIHYIMSSNFSNFPKGSMFSRIFDILGDGIFNADSHLWKNQRKLAHVLINHQQFQRFLVKSSWNKVEKGLIPVLEHVAKQGSVVDLQDVFQRFTFDITSILVTGYDPGCLSIEFPQVEFSKAMDDAEEAIFYRHLWPEIFLKLQRWLGFGQEQKLKEAWQTLDHMVAEYISRKREKLSKKTTTIEDEDGVDLLTSYMSHPEIMGLKTDDKFLRDTIVNFFLAGRDTTSSALTWFFWLVSQNPQVESKIRQELKATMPAEERENWRLFSTQELSNLVYLHGALCETLRLYPPVPFQHKEPLKSDVLPSGHRVGPNMMVLFSVYVMGRMTSIWGPDCLEFKPERWISDSGKIKHEPSYKFLAFNAGPRTCLGRGVAFTQMKAVAAAIIHNYQVHVVEGHPVAPSSSIILHMKHGLKVSLSRKWI, encoded by the coding sequence atGTGCACTCAGTGCATCAGGACTCTATCAATGACAGCTTGTGGGACACTTTCAATGGCATCACTAGGGCTTCTTGAAATCTTCTTCGCAATTGTTGCCCTGGCCATCTCTTGCTGTTtcggaaacaaaaaaaagaggctgCCGAGGAACTGGCCGCTTGTAGGAATGCTGCCAGATTCTATCCGGAACCTCCACCGGCCATATGAAAGGATCGCAGAGGTTATACAGCTAAGTGGGGGCAGTTTTATATACAAAAGCCTCTGGTTTTTTAGCCCTAACGTCTTGAACACTGTGGATCCAGCCAACATACATTACATAATGAGCTCAAACTTCTCAAACTTTCCAAAGGGGTCTATGTTCTCTAGAATATTTGATATTCTTGGAGATGGTATTTTCAATGCTGATTCACACTTGTGGAAGAATCAGAGGAAACTTGCTCACGTGTTGATTAATCACCAGCAGTTTCAGAGGTTCTTGGTGAAGAGTAGCTGGAATAAGGTGGAGAAAGGGCTCATTCCAGTCCTTGAGCATGTGGCTAAGCAAGGCTCAGTGGTAGACTTACAAGATGTGTTCCAAAGGTTTACATTTGATATCACTTCCATACTGGTAACTGGGTATGACCCAGGATGCCTCTCCATTGAATTCCCTCAAGTTGAATTCTCAAAGGCAATGGATGATGCTGAAGAAGCAATATTTTATAGGCATCTCTGGCCAGAAATATTTTTGAAGCTACAAAGGTGGCTAGGGTTTGGACAAGAGCAGAAACTGAAAGAAGCTTGGCAAACGCTGGATCATATGGTAGCAGAATATATATCaaggaaaagggaaaaactCAGCAAGAAAACCACAACGatagaagatgaagatggtgttGACTTGTTAACGTCATACATGAGTCATCCTGAAATCATGGGATTAAAAACAGACGACAAATTTCTAAGAGACACCATTGTAAATTTCTTTCTAGCAGGGAGAGACACCACTAGCTCTGCTCTTACTTGGTTTTTCTGGCTTGTTTCTCAGAATCCTCAAGTAGAAAGCAAGATTAGACAAGAGTTAAAAGCAACCATGCCAGCAGAAGAAAGGGAGAATTGGAGGCTATTTAGCACACAAGAGCTAAGCAATCTAGTTTATCTCCATGGGGCCCTGTGCGAAACGTTAAGGCTTTATCCACCTGTCCCATTCCAGCATAAGGAACCTCTAAAGTCAGATGTCCTTCCATCGGGGCACCGTGTCGGTCCGAACATGATGGTGCTATTTTCCGTGTATGTGATGGGAAGGATGACATCAATATGGGGACCAGATTGCTTAGAATTTAAGCCAGAAAGGTGGATCTCTGACAGTGGAAAGATCAAACATGAACCCTCATACAAGTTTTTAGCTTTCAATGCTGGTCCAAGGACTTGTTTGGGGAGAGGTGTTGCTTTCACTCAAATGAAGGCAGTAGCAGCTGCTATAATCCACAACTACCAAGTTCACGTGGTGGAAGGCCACCCTGTGGCTCCTAGTAGCTCCATCATTCTTCATATGAAGCATGGCTTAAAGGTCAGTCTTTCAAGGAAATGGATCTGA